The Drosophila bipectinata strain 14024-0381.07 chromosome 2L, DbipHiC1v2, whole genome shotgun sequence genome has a segment encoding these proteins:
- the yip2 gene encoding 3-ketoacyl-CoA thiolase, mitochondrial, protein MSAATKGIYIVAAKRTAFGTFGGALKGINQTQLQTTAAKAALDAAGLKGEQVDTVIVGNVIASSSTDGIYVPRHVGLNCGVPIEKPALGINRLCGSGFQSIVNGAQDILVGGAKVALTGGVENMSQSPFIARNIRFGTTLGANYNLEDALWAGLTDTYCKLPMALTAENLADQYKITRERVDEFSLLSQKNWEKGQKEGAFNAEIAPIKLKVKGKEVDFVVDEHPRPKTTIEGLAKLPSLFKKNGVVTAGTASGICDGASAVIVASEEALKEYNLKPLARLVAFSFVGVKPEIMGIGPVPAIQNVLKVSGKKLEDIDLIEINEAFAAQTLACADALKLDPSKLNVNGGAIALGHPLGASGSRITGHLVHELQRKKLKYGIGSACIGGGQGIALLLEAV, encoded by the exons ATGTCTGCAGCAACTAAAG GTATCTATATTGTGGCTGCCAAGCGAACGGCCTTTGGAACCTTTGGTGGCGCCTTGAAGGGCATCAACCAGACTCAGCTCCAGACGACAGCGGCCAAGGCTGCCCTGGACGCTGCCGGGCTCAAGGGAGAGCAGGTCGACACCGTCATTGTGGGCAATGTGATAGCG TCTTCATCCACGGATGGCATCTACGTTCCCCGTCATGTGGGTCTCAACTGCGGTGTGCCCATTGAGAAACCTGCCTTGGGCATCAACCGCCTCTGCGGCTCCGGCTTCCAGTCGATCGTCAACGGCGCCCAGGATATCCTGGTCGGTGGCGCCAAGGTTGCCCTCACCGGTGGTGTTGAAAATATGTCCCAAAGCCCTTTCATTGCCCGCAATATTCGCTTCGGAACCACCTTGGGAGCCAACTACAACCTGGAGGATGCTCTTTGGGCTGGTCTTACAGACACCTACTGCAAGCTACCCATGGCTCTGACTGCCGAGAACCTGGCCGACCAATACAAGATCACCAGGGAGCGTGTCGATGAGTTCTCCTTGTTGTCGCAGAAGAACTGGGAAAAGGGACAGAAGGAGGGTGCTTTCAACGCCGAGATCGCTCCCATCAAACTGAAGGTCAAAGGCAAGGAAGTTGACTTCGTGGTAGACGAACATCCTCGCCCCAAGACCACCATCGAGGGTCTTGCCAAGCTACCATCGCTCTTCAAGAAGAATGGTGTTGTGACCGCAGGAACCGCTTCCGGAATATGTGATGGAGCTTCGGCTGTTATCGTTGCTTCTGAGGAGGCCTTGAAGGAATATAACCTGAAGCCTTTGGCTCGTCTTGTTGCTTTCTCCTTTGTCGGAGTCAAGCCCGAGATCATGGGTATTGGTCCCGTGCCCGCCATTCAGAATGTGTTGAAGGTATCCGGAAAGAAGCTGGAAGATATCGACTTAATTGag ATCAATGAGGCCTTTGCTGCTCAGACCTTGGCCTGTGCCGATGCCCTGAAACTGGATCCCTCCAAGCTTAATGTGAACGGCGGTGCCATTGCCTTGGGCCATCCCCTGGGAGCCAGTGGCTCTCGCATCACTGGTCACCTGGTGCACGAATTACA GCGCAAGAAGCTGAAGTACGGCATTGGATCAGCTTGCATCGGTGGTGGCCAAGGCATCGCCCTGCTTCTGGAGGCTGTCTAA
- the LOC108124325 gene encoding enoyl-CoA delta isomerase 1, mitochondrial, producing MLRSKVLSLLARGASSRMMSTGTKLTTVEVNDKTGIATLTMCRPPVNGLNLELLQDLKTSIDEIESNKSRGLILASSNATIFSAGLDILEMYKPDKDRIRAFWSQLQETWLALYGSSVPTAAAINGHSPAGGCLLATSCEYRVMLPKFTIGLNETQLGIVAPKWFMAAFLSVLPQKDAERALNQGRMFTTDEALKVGLIDETANSKEEAIAKCEAFIGTFAKVNPLARSLTKLQFRAADLGQLEKERKEDLEKFLFFINQPAVQKGLGIYIEGLKKKSKKQ from the exons ATGTTGCGGTCCAAAGTCTTGAGCCTGTTGGCCCGCGGGGCCTCATCCAGGATGATGTCCACTGGCACAAAGTTGACCACCGTGGAGGTTAACGACAAAACAGGAATCGCCACTCTCACAATGTGCCGGCCACCAGTAAACGGCTTAAATTTGGAACTGTTGCAGGATCTTAAGACCTCCATCGACGAAATCGAAAGCAACAAGAGCCGGGGACTCATTTTAGCTTCT tcGAACGCAACAATATTCTCTGCTGGGTTAGATATCCTGGAGATGTACAAGCCAGACAAGGATAGGATTCGCGCATTTTGGTCTCAACTTCAGGAAACTTGGTTGGCGCTATATGGCAGCAGTGTGcctacagcagcagcaatcaAT GGCCATTCACCCGCCGGCGGCTGCTTGTTGGCCACATCCTGCGAGTACCGGGTGATGTTACCAAAATTCACAATAGGTCTGAATGAAACCCAACTGGGCATTGTCGCCCCAAAGTGGTTTATGGCCGCCTTTTTGAGTGTTTTGCCGCAGAAAGACGCCGAGCGAGCCCTCAATCAGGGCCGTATGTTCACCACCGATGAGGCTCTTAAAGTTGGACTCATCGATGAGACGGCCAATAGTAAGGAAGAAGCTATAGCAAAGTGTGAGGCCTTTATTGGTACTTTTGCTAAGGTCAATCCTTTGGCTCGGTCTCTGACCAAGCTGCAATTCCGGGCAGCTGATCTTGGGCAGTTGGAGAAAGAACGTAAGGAGGATCTGGAAAAGTTTTTGTTCTTTATCAATCAGCCAGCTGTTCAAAAAGGACTTGGCATTTATATTGAGGGTCTGAAGAAGAAGTCTAAGAAGCAataa
- the LOC108124588 gene encoding enoyl-CoA delta isomerase 1, mitochondrial-like gives MLHLNLIRLGACRFPSRLMSTKFTSVEINDKTGVAILTLCRPPVNSANAQMLRDIKSSIDEIENNKSKGLIITSGSDKIFSAGLDVLEIYKADKAKICNIWTELQNVWLALYGSSLPTAAAINGHAPAGGCALAIACEYRAMVPNCVIGLNETQYGLIAPRWLVSGYLNVLPQRVAERALTQGRLYSTDEALKEGLIDEIVNSKEEALEKCENFIKSFDKVNPAARSLAKVQFREANIKAFEKNRQKDLDEFVSLASRPEVQKVIGDFMEKNKPKK, from the exons atgttaCATCTAAATCTCATAAGACTTGGGGCTTGCAGATTCCCAAGTAGACTGATGTCCACTAAGTTTACTTCAGTCGAGATCAACGATAAGACGGGAGTGGCTATACTTACCCTGTGCCGGCCTCCAGTTAATAGCGCGAATGCGCAAATGTTGCGGGACATAAAATCATCCATCGACGAAATCGAGAACAATAAAAGCAAGGGTCTTATCATAACCTCC GGGagtgacaaaatattttcagctGGCCTGGATGTCTTAGAAATTTACAAAGCGGACAAGGCAAAAATATGCAACATTTGGACTGAGCTGCAAAACGTCTGGCTTGCCTTATACGGCAGTAGTTTACCCACAGCAGCTGCCATAAAT GGCCATGCCCCTGCTGGAGGCTGCGCTCTGGCTATTGCCTGTGAGTACCGAGCTATGGTGCCAAACTGCGTAATCGGACTCAACGAGACCCAATACGGATTAATTGCTCCCAGATGGCTGGTGTCTGGCTACCTGAACGTCCTACCTCAACGAGTAGCAGAGCGGGCGCTCACCCAGGGTCGCCTTTATTCCACGGATGAGGCCTTGAAGGAAGGTTTGATCGATGAAATTGTCAACTCCAAAGAGGAAGCTTTGGAAAAGTGTGAGAATTTCATTAAATCATTCGACAAGGTTAACCCCGCCGCCCGTAGCTTGGCCAAGGTGCAGTTCCGTGAGGCCAATATTAAAGCATTTGAAAAGAACCGCCAGAAAGATTTGGACGAGTTTGTATCGTTGGCTTCCCGACCCGAAGTTCAGAAGGTTATTGGTGATTTTATGGAGAAAAATAAACCCAAAAAGTAG
- the LOC108124601 gene encoding translocon-associated protein subunit gamma, whose amino-acid sequence MGSGKQQKVQSSGFTKEEELLLQDFSRNVSTKSSALFYGNAFIVSAVPIWLFWRIHNMDLWPSSILFVLVTAASTYLMATAYKNIKFQLKHKIAGRREEAVTREVNRQLGDDKKVTRKEKDERILWKKNEVADYEATTFSIFYNNAIYLAVIIFISFFLLKNSTPFVNYIFSVGIASGALALFSTSAQTN is encoded by the exons ATGGGCTCTGGAAAACAACAGAAAGTGCAGTCCTCTGGCTTCAccaaggaggaggagctgctGCTTCAGGACTTCAGCAGGAATGTGAGCACCAAGTCATCGGCTCTGTTTTACGGCAATGCTTTTATCGTCTCGGCGGTGCCTATCT GGCTCTTCTGGCGCATCCACAACATGGACTTGTGGCCCAGCTCCATCCTGTTCGTGTTGGTGACCGCCGCTAGCACCTACCTGATGGCCACCGCCTACAAGAACATCAAGTTCCAGCTGAAGCATAAGATTGCCGGACGCAGGGAAGAGGCCGTCACCCGAGAGGTGAACCGTCAGCTGGGTGACGACAAGAAGGTTACCCGCAAGGAGAAGGACGAGCGCATCCTGTGGAAGAAGAACGAGGTGGCTGACTACGAGGCCACCACCTTCTCCATCTTCTACAACAACGCCATCTACCTGGCCGTGATTATCTTCATCAGCTTCTTCCTGCTGAAGAACTCCACGCCGTTCGTCAACTACATCTTCTCCGTGGGCATTGCCAGCGGCGCCCTGGCGCTCTTCTCCACCAGTGCCCAAACGAACTGA